A genomic segment from Ptychodera flava strain L36383 chromosome 19, AS_Pfla_20210202, whole genome shotgun sequence encodes:
- the LOC139118130 gene encoding neuronal pentraxin-1-like: MGDSPLPWRLISFSALTIFVIIVHAKTTEGSCDRGEFTGKSWEFHGTTESYIVAPGSFPDMSDFSVCFWVKTSDQLQQQFAFFTYSVPGYPNEIALAVVSNDVLYLMMNHSPDDFGSRLSIYDFVGKYNMTDGQWHHLCMVLTQSAHFFADGHQENFILDALDTPFSGGGILVIGQLLNSHSSTDFKSSFPFAGRMSDFNIWSYTISQTEVTMLNNQGQTSLCGNVLAYANFVTGDLFNVYVEAEPSFGGCLWE; this comes from the exons ATGGGAGATTCTCCATTGCCCTGGAGGCTGATATCGTTCTCCGCGCTGACAATCTTTGTCATCATCGTCCATGCAAAGACTACGGAGG GTTCCTGCGATAGGGGTGAATTCACTGGCAAATCATGGGAATTCCACGGGACCACAGAGTCCTACATTGTGGCACCAGGCTCGTTCCCGGACATGTCCGACTTCAGTGTGTGTTTTTGGGTGAAGACGTCGGACCAGCTGCAGCAACAGTTCGCGTTCTTCACCTACTCAGTTCCCGGGTACCCAAACGAGATCGCGCTGGCAGTTGTGAGCAATGACGTACTCTACCTGATGATGAATCATTCGCCTGATGATTTTGGCAGCCGCCTGTCAATATACGACTTTGTAGGAAAGTATAACATGACAGACGGACAGTGGCATCACCTTTGCATGGTTCTTACGCAAAGTGCACATTTCTTCGCGGACGGCcatcaagaaaactttatcctGGATGCTTTGGACACACCATTCTCAGGTGGGGGTATTCTGGTGATCGGACAACTATTGAACAGTCACAGCTCCACTGATTTCAAGTCCTCGTTCCCGTTCGCCGGGAGAATGTCCGACTTCAACATTTGGTCCTACACCATTTCACAAACAGAAGTTACAATGCTGAACAACCAGGGTCAGACGAGCCTGTGCGGGAACGTGTTAGCATACGCGAACTTTGTTACTGGTGACTTGTTCAACGTGTATGTTGAGGCCGAACCAAGTTTCGGTGGGTGTCTATGGGAGTGA
- the LOC139119147 gene encoding low-density lipoprotein receptor-related protein 8-like, producing MARIGSGVLWLFAVIFLLYQINIVTATCPADDFVCDDGTCIAASWECDYFEDCVGAEDEADCDCSPDDYYCDDGTCIPLSWLCDTWDDCDSAEDEAGCDGGDGGGDEDGDGANSIKAAGFGLSFLVAMVTVIFV from the exons ATGGCTAGGATAGGATCAGGTGTCCTCTGGCTGTTTGCTGTGATTTTCCTACTATATCAAATCAATATTGTAACAG CAACATGTCCTGCTGATGATTTTGTGTGTGATGATGGGACATGTATTGCTGCTAGCTGGGAGTGTGATTACTTCGAAGATTGTGTTGGTGCTGAAGATGAAGCAGATTGTG ATTGCAGCCCTGATGATTACTACTGTGATGATGGTACCTGCATCCCTCTCTCCTGGCTTTGTGATACCTGGGATGATTGTGATTCTGCTGAGGATGAGGCTGGCTGTGATGGTGGTGATGGCGGAGGAGATGAAGATGGGGATGGGGCAA ATTCCATCAAAGCTGCAGGGTTTGGACTTTCTTTCCTTGTTGCAATGGTaactgtaatctttgtatag
- the LOC139119148 gene encoding low-density lipoprotein receptor-related protein 8-like isoform X2, with product MSRSSQTVKTMCHFFAAMGLILTAVSLATVTASACSGGTIACLDGNCIPETWICDGWNDCSYWEDELNCRADCGSDEFQCYDESCIPESWECDYVDDCPHGEDEHCVPACSPSEFQCADDSCISDSRVCDGVVDCHIYGEDELDCYQECTEIEYQCLDGSCIPADNRCDYFSDCPRGEDELNCDTDACLADQYQCLDGTCIPENWQCDEADDCSFGEDELFCSGSSCHSNEYECTSGACIPDDWVCDGGHDCSDGGDETCTGMCTPDEFPCSDGSCIPEGWVCDHMMDCSDNSDEAPDMCGYCESQDEFSCLSDGECIPGDWVCDAYDDCSDGSDEMGFGCSVGAVVTIIIISSVIGAIVFITCVVACVCCAQQKAKQRTVIATHTAVAAHHAPAVNITTGMGHPVQAPISYPMTTAGVPGPAVYEPPPPRGSIYS from the exons ATGTCTAGATCCAGCCAAACTGTGAAGACCATGTGCCATTTCTTTGCTGCCATGGGTTTGATACTTACAGCAGTCAGCCTGGCAACAGTCACAGCATCAG CTTGTTCCGGTGGTACAATTGCATGCCTTGATGGAAACTGCATACCAGAAACTTGGATTTGTGATGGCTGGAATGACTGCTCCTATTGGGAAGACGAACTGAATTGCAGAGCAG acTGTGGGAGTGATGAATTTCAGTGCTATGATGAATCGTGTATACCTGAATCATGGGAGTGTGACTACGTAGACGACTGCCCTCATGGGGAAGACGAACACTGTGTACCAG CATGTTCAccaagtgaatttcaatgtgCAGATGATTCATGTATATCAGACAGTAGGGTCTGTGATGGCGTGGTTGACTGCCATATCTATggtgaggatgaacttgactgTTACCAAG AATGTACAGAAATCGAATATCAATGTCTGGACGGATCGTGCATTCCAGCGGACAACAGATGTGATTATTTTAGTGATTGCCCCCGTGGTGAAGATGAGCTCAACTGTGATACTGATG CTTGTCTGGCAGATCAGTATCAGTGTCTTGATGGCACTTGTATACCGGAAAATTGGCAATGCGATGAAGCAGACGACTGCTCCTTTGGCGAAGATGAATTGTTCTGTTCAGGATCTT CGTGCCACAGCAATGAGTATGAATGCACAAGTGGAGCTTGCATACCAGATGACTGGGTTTGTGATGGAGGCCATGATTGCTCTGATGGAGGGGATGAAACCTGTACAG GAATGTGCACTCCGGATGAATTCCCATGTAGTGATGGCAGCTGCATCCCTGAAGGCTGGGTATGTGACCACATGATGGATTGCTCAGATAATTCCGATGAAGCTCCGGACATGTGTG GATATTGTGAATCTCAAGATGAGTTTTCATGTCTCAGTGATGGTGAATGTATTCCGGGTGACTGGGTGTGCGATGCTTATGACGATTGTAGTGATGGCTCTGATGAGATGGGCTTTGGATGTTCTG TCGGGGCAGTGGTGACCATCATAATCATCAGTTCAGTAATAGGAGCTATCGTTTTCATCACCTGTGTAGTGGCCTGTGTATGCTGTGCCCAGCAAAAGGCCAAACAGAGAACCGTGATTGCCACACACACTGCAGTGGCTGCTCATCATGCCCCAGCTGTCAACATCACTACTGGCATGGG GCATCCAGTACAAGCACCCATCAGCTATCCAATGACAACTGCAGGCGTTCCAGGCCCTGCCGTGTATGAGCCCCCTCCTCCAAGAGGAAGCATCTACAGTTAG
- the LOC139118129 gene encoding uncharacterized protein has protein sequence MPSPYGMQDQNQLLLQMQLQAMNQLRRQSVASAGLPLQQQPLPQVGQAMGQSPGIAPLMAMQPTPVSPVGMAGLPLQPQLPLPQIQPQLTQSQLTQEAVQQAGNPQTPQQHATPDQSLQQQTEGRVQGQSPQQQQQTQETNSSEPSTKTDTPAVRTRGRRKPKQ, from the coding sequence ATGCCATCTCCCTACGGCATGCAGGACCAAAATCAATTGCTGCTGCAGATGCAGCTCCAGGCAATGAACCAGCTGCGGCGACAGTCCGTAGCCTCTGCGGGACTGCCACTGCAACAGCAGCCACTACCACAGGTTGGTCAAGCCATGGGACAATCTCCGGGCATTGCACCGCTGATGGCAATGCAGCCGACACCAGTGAGCCCTGTAGGGATGGCTGGCCTTCCTTTGCAGCCACAGCTGCCCCTTCCGCAGATTCAGCCACAACTTACTCAAAGCCAGCTCACACAGGAGGCAGTCCAACAGGCAGGAAATCCACAGACTCCTCAGCAACATGCGACTCCTGACCAATCACTCCAGCAGCAGACGGAAGGTCGGGTACAGGGTCAAAGTCCACAGCAACAGCAGCAGACACAAGAGACAAATTCATCCGAGCCATCAACAAAAACTGATACGCCAGCAGTCAGGACAAGAGGAAGGAGGAAACCAAAGCAATAG
- the LOC139119146 gene encoding zinc metalloproteinase nas-39-like, whose product MHHSISRHIGSACLLIAILLVSMVITACPPTTDSFIDDGENYIFFSPRWPRSYLSGEYCSYHISTIPGNNIYLEFLEFKVEPHSACIYDNVKIFDGAYLTNTSLGTYCDHEAPQGILSSHNHILVTFESDETANDDGFRAIAVSVAPGTNESQNTNGISLTTLNAEKGTITSAGYPYKYRASQNEQFVITTTEDSSVLRLFFLDFDVEPAFGCRFDYVAVYNGNSTSEPMIGKYCGEKINRPPKVIQSSSESLCIEFITDGSDEYGGFLADFKSVAVGSVITNIDNDDGSCDFYQFPCLNGFCVHEGVICDGIDDCGDKSDEFCQAPRIESSDAGAAVFVGCFIGGAVICILVATVMFFINAKKQNRARAHTNNFTEAGVTTSSVHTAMPLAPGQHIEKGTALSYITYAKPR is encoded by the exons ATGCACCACAGCATCTCCCGCCACATAGGATCAGCATGCCTCCTCATTGCTATTTTgctggtttccatggtaatcACTGCCTGCCCGCCAACAACTGATTCGTTTATAGATGATGgagaaaattacatatttttctcTCCAAGATGGCCCAGAAGTTACCTCAGTGGTGAATATTGCAGCTATCATATAAGCACCATACCTG gGAATAACATCTACTTAGAGTTCCTAGAGTTCAAAGTGGAACCCCACTCAGCATGCATATACGACAATGTCAAAATCTTTGATGGTGCCTACTTGACAAACACATCACTGGGTACGTACTGTGACCATGAAGCTCCTCAGGGTATACTGAGTTCCCACAATCATATCTTGGTGACGTTTGAAAGTGATGAAACGGCAAACGATGATGGTTTTAGAGCAATCGCTGTCAGTGTTGCTCCTGGAACTAATGAAA GTCAAAACACCAACGGAATTAGTCTAActactttgaatgcagagaaaGGAACTATAACATCAGCTGGCTATCCGTACAAGTATAGAGCTTCACAGAATGAACAGTTTGTAATTACAACGACAGAAGATTCTAGTGTGCTTCGG CTGTTCTTCCTTGATTTTGATGTGGAGCCAGCCTTTGGCTGTAGATTTGACTATGTGGCCGTGTACAATGGCAACTCAACCAGTGAGCCAATGATCGGAAAATACTGTGGAGAAAAGATCAACAGACCCCCAAAAGTCATTCAGTCTTCGTCTGAGTCTCTGTGCATAGAGTTCATAACAGATGGCTCTGATGAGTATGGGGGATTTCTGGCAGATTTTAAGTCAGTAGCTGTCGGATCTGTGATAACCAATATTGACAATG ATGATGGTAGCTGTGATTTCTATCAGTTTCCCTGTCTGAACGGTTTCTGTGTTCACGAAGGTGTGATCTGTGACGGCATCGATGATTGCGGAGACAAGTCTGATGAGTTTTGTCAGGCACCAC GGATTGAGTCATCAGATGCAGGGGCCGCTGTCTTTGTTGGATGTTTCATCGGAGGAGCTGTGATCTGCATCCTTGTGGCCACCGTTATGTTCTTCATCAACgctaaaaaacaaaacag GGCCAGGGCTCACACTAACAACTTCACAGAAGCTGGTGTAACAACCAGCTCAGTTCACACAGCAATGCCATTGGCACCAGGCCAGCACATAGAGAAAGGAACTGCACTGTCATACATTACATATGCTAAACCCAGATGA
- the LOC139119149 gene encoding uncharacterized protein produces MEGAIASPGYPAAYPNDVDCEYQIQVPEGYIVQLTFEDIEVEYSSDCAYDYIAVYDGPDSSSELMGIYCGVANKIDKLPSGILRSSSRSMCVKFTSDAGIQYRGFKATFLAGAVMAYTEGRSTFAHQVFENSTSIDTAITDNTGFDISGETDVTPIIAGSVVGILFLSVVTLSVWYMKKVYQKKRIAAALESEEAQEGEGAEGALPEEEETEDTYLFMKESAEGIQIPTDLLTAKESAEGIEIGAEGHVQKAPLPQAQPLTVPAAIPQPPPLQRRGLPPLGRPTQVAPEMSVEGFCHLFSRLHFHRSSQLHSKEWCHQGFLLNNKP; encoded by the exons ATGGAGGGCGCTATCGCATCGCCAGGATATCCAGCGGCTTATCCAAATGACGTCGACTGCGAGTATCAGATACAGGTACCAGAAGGCTACATTGTACAG CTCACCTTTGAAGATATTGAGGTAGAATATTCCAGTGATTGTGCTTACGACTACATAGCTGTTTACGATGGCCCGGACAGCTCCTCAGAACTGATGGGTATATACTGCGGAGTTGCCAACAAGATTGACAAGCTTCCTTCGGGGATTTTAAGATCGTCGTCCCGGAGCATGTGCGTGAAGTTTACCAGCGATGCGGGGATCCAGTATCGAGGGTTTAAAGCTACCTTTCTGGCAGGCGCTGTCATGGCATACACAGAAGGACGGTCCACATTTGCTCATCAGGTCTTCGAGAATAGCACATCCATTGACACAGCTATAACTGACAACACAG GATTTGATATTAGTGGAGAAACAGATGTCACACCAATAATTGCTGGTTCCGTTGTTGGCATCCTGTTTTTATCAGTTGTGACTTTGTCTGTGTGGTACATGAAAAAGGTTTATCAGAAGAAACGCATTGCTGCTGCACTAGAATCAGA GGAAGCACAAGAAGGTGAAGGGGCTGAAGGAGCTTTGCCTGAAGAGGAGGAAACTGAGGACACGTATCTCTTCATGAAAGAATCTGCAGAGGGTATCCAGATCCCTACTGATCTCCTGACTGCCAAAGAATCAGCTGAGGGAATCGAAATAGgagcagaaggtcatgtccagaAAGCGCCTCTACCGCAAGCACAGCCTCTGACAGTTCCTGCAGCCATTCCACAGCCACCACCTCTTCAGCGACGTGGCTTGCCTCCACTCGGTAGGCCAACTCAGGTTGCCCCTGAGATGTCTGTGGAAGGTTTCTGCCACCTCTTCAGCAGGCTCCACTTCCACAGATCCAGCCAGCTGCACAGCAAGGAATGGTGTCACCAGGGCTTCCTGCTCAACAACAAGCCTTGA
- the LOC139119148 gene encoding low-density lipoprotein receptor-related protein 8-like isoform X1 → MSRSSQTVKTMCHFFAAMGLILTAVSLATVTASACSGGTIACLDGNCIPETWICDGWNDCSYWEDELNCRADCGSDEFQCYDESCIPESWECDYVDDCPHGEDEHCVPACSPSEFQCADDSCISDSRVCDGVVDCHIYGEDELDCYQECTEIEYQCLDGSCIPADNRCDYFSDCPRGEDELNCDTDACLADQYQCLDGTCIPENWQCDEADDCSFGEDELFCSGSSCHSNEYECTSGACIPDDWVCDGGHDCSDGGDETCTGMCTPDEFPCSDGSCIPEGWVCDHMMDCSDNSDEAPDMCGYCESQDEFSCLSDGECIPGDWVCDAYDDCSDGSDEMGFGCSENCDFNEFSCTSQDCIPFYYVCDGDYDCFDGSDESMCFVDDAIGAVVTIIIISSVIGAIVFITCVVACVCCAQQKAKQRTVIATHTAVAAHHAPAVNITTGMGHPVQAPISYPMTTAGVPGPAVYEPPPPRGSIYS, encoded by the exons ATGTCTAGATCCAGCCAAACTGTGAAGACCATGTGCCATTTCTTTGCTGCCATGGGTTTGATACTTACAGCAGTCAGCCTGGCAACAGTCACAGCATCAG CTTGTTCCGGTGGTACAATTGCATGCCTTGATGGAAACTGCATACCAGAAACTTGGATTTGTGATGGCTGGAATGACTGCTCCTATTGGGAAGACGAACTGAATTGCAGAGCAG acTGTGGGAGTGATGAATTTCAGTGCTATGATGAATCGTGTATACCTGAATCATGGGAGTGTGACTACGTAGACGACTGCCCTCATGGGGAAGACGAACACTGTGTACCAG CATGTTCAccaagtgaatttcaatgtgCAGATGATTCATGTATATCAGACAGTAGGGTCTGTGATGGCGTGGTTGACTGCCATATCTATggtgaggatgaacttgactgTTACCAAG AATGTACAGAAATCGAATATCAATGTCTGGACGGATCGTGCATTCCAGCGGACAACAGATGTGATTATTTTAGTGATTGCCCCCGTGGTGAAGATGAGCTCAACTGTGATACTGATG CTTGTCTGGCAGATCAGTATCAGTGTCTTGATGGCACTTGTATACCGGAAAATTGGCAATGCGATGAAGCAGACGACTGCTCCTTTGGCGAAGATGAATTGTTCTGTTCAGGATCTT CGTGCCACAGCAATGAGTATGAATGCACAAGTGGAGCTTGCATACCAGATGACTGGGTTTGTGATGGAGGCCATGATTGCTCTGATGGAGGGGATGAAACCTGTACAG GAATGTGCACTCCGGATGAATTCCCATGTAGTGATGGCAGCTGCATCCCTGAAGGCTGGGTATGTGACCACATGATGGATTGCTCAGATAATTCCGATGAAGCTCCGGACATGTGTG GATATTGTGAATCTCAAGATGAGTTTTCATGTCTCAGTGATGGTGAATGTATTCCGGGTGACTGGGTGTGCGATGCTTATGACGATTGTAGTGATGGCTCTGATGAGATGGGCTTTGGATGTTCTG AGAACTGCGACTTCAATGAGTTCAGCTGTACATCACAGGACTGCATACCATTCTACTACGTGTGTGATGGCGACTATGACTGTTTTGATGGTAGTGATGAAAGCATGTGTTTTGTTGATGATGCAA TCGGGGCAGTGGTGACCATCATAATCATCAGTTCAGTAATAGGAGCTATCGTTTTCATCACCTGTGTAGTGGCCTGTGTATGCTGTGCCCAGCAAAAGGCCAAACAGAGAACCGTGATTGCCACACACACTGCAGTGGCTGCTCATCATGCCCCAGCTGTCAACATCACTACTGGCATGGG GCATCCAGTACAAGCACCCATCAGCTATCCAATGACAACTGCAGGCGTTCCAGGCCCTGCCGTGTATGAGCCCCCTCCTCCAAGAGGAAGCATCTACAGTTAG